In one window of Paucibacter aquatile DNA:
- a CDS encoding histidine kinase, protein MSRLASRTWAAWRSLTPREALSGLLLALLYGLIDLPELVHVSDVPGWQLAVARELLKPQLVLLGLLLTWLPVLRSQLEGGRRIWLLVAATVAGALLGQGLAQGVIHGLAWPDYEALLWQRKGMTRPPLGWQQWLSGALYALIPCGLLVALTEMQRRQTQAQAQLDQLLLRHSAMARQALASRLAALQAQVEPELLFDTLVDVEQAYQDSSAEAPARLERLIRHLRVALPRLRESGSRLEIETELLDSYLAVMSDRHRSPVQFSTDWPEALRQRTLPPMLLLPLLQRALRLAWQRQHSLPTQAELAARGFGAGEQGLSLTLKLSLPGLCGDDASLQELAARLRDCSAGLARLRCHSTAGHTHFTLELPP, encoded by the coding sequence ATGAGCCGCCTGGCCTCCCGGACCTGGGCCGCATGGCGCTCGTTGACGCCACGCGAAGCCCTGTCAGGCCTGTTGCTGGCCCTGCTCTACGGCCTGATCGACCTGCCCGAGCTGGTGCATGTCAGCGATGTGCCGGGCTGGCAGCTGGCGGTGGCACGCGAGCTGCTGAAACCACAGCTGGTGCTGCTGGGCTTGCTGCTGACCTGGCTGCCGGTGCTGCGCAGCCAGCTTGAGGGCGGGCGCCGGATCTGGCTGCTGGTGGCGGCCACCGTGGCCGGCGCTCTGTTGGGACAAGGCCTGGCGCAGGGCGTGATTCATGGGCTGGCCTGGCCCGATTACGAAGCCCTGCTCTGGCAACGCAAGGGGATGACACGGCCACCGCTCGGCTGGCAGCAATGGCTCAGCGGCGCGCTGTACGCCCTGATCCCTTGTGGCCTGCTGGTCGCGCTGACCGAGATGCAGCGGCGCCAGACCCAGGCACAGGCACAGCTGGACCAGCTGCTGCTGCGCCACAGCGCCATGGCCCGCCAGGCCCTGGCCAGCCGTCTGGCCGCCTTGCAAGCCCAGGTAGAACCGGAGCTGCTGTTCGATACCCTGGTTGATGTCGAGCAGGCCTACCAGGACAGCAGCGCCGAAGCTCCCGCGCGGCTGGAGCGTCTGATCCGCCACCTGCGCGTGGCCCTGCCCCGCCTGCGTGAAAGCGGCAGCCGCCTCGAGATCGAGACCGAACTGCTGGACAGTTACCTCGCCGTCATGTCCGACCGCCACCGCAGCCCGGTACAGTTCAGCACCGACTGGCCCGAGGCACTGCGCCAACGGACGCTGCCGCCCATGCTGCTGCTGCCCTTGCTGCAACGCGCCCTGCGCCTGGCGTGGCAGCGCCAACACAGCCTGCCCACGCAGGCCGAGCTGGCGGCGCGCGGCTTCGGCGCAGGCGAGCAAGGCCTGAGCCTGACGCTGAAGCTGTCCTTGCCGGGCCTCTGCGGCGACGACGCCAGCTTGCAAGAACTGGCGGCCCGCTTGCGCGACTGCAGCGCCGGGCTCGCGCGCCTGCGCTGTCACAGCACGGCCGGCCATACCCACTTCACCCTGGAACTGCCCCCATGA
- a CDS encoding sensor histidine kinase, with protein sequence MSMAFNDTRSAGPKSGRQVFLQIVQLRVVAAVYYLCLLVATSRALHWYKPEDSLESWVHLWVRFTRQNLITGFTLLLAIALVEAWLQHRKHAGPALRWRGLALGLAAPVSVLLRHVIGRLDNPEAVFKWSWVFSTSLLWIMIGGAAYALLLFTRRHQALHQQLAANAREQERLRGQQLEAQLSALQAQIEPHFLFNTLAHVKRLYETAPERGRDMLQALIAYLRAALPAMRRSESTLGQELDLVCNYLSVLQMRMGERLRFTVSVEPGLRDASLPTLVLPTLVENAIKHGLAPLPEGGSIHISAEAEGEQLCVQVLDDGRGFSGQGGSGVGLANTRARLSALFGDRAALVLEAAEPRGVRVRLQLPLNRGSSMASNMIQQAPPSAHRSHPVTATRPGLPA encoded by the coding sequence ATGTCCATGGCCTTCAACGACACCCGCAGCGCCGGCCCGAAAAGCGGCCGCCAGGTTTTTCTGCAAATCGTCCAGCTGCGGGTGGTGGCCGCCGTCTACTACCTGTGCTTGCTGGTCGCCACCTCGCGCGCCCTGCATTGGTACAAGCCGGAGGATTCACTGGAAAGCTGGGTGCATCTCTGGGTGCGCTTCACCCGACAGAACCTGATCACCGGCTTCACCCTGCTGCTGGCCATTGCCCTGGTGGAAGCCTGGCTGCAGCACCGCAAGCACGCCGGCCCCGCCCTGCGCTGGCGCGGCCTGGCCCTGGGCCTGGCCGCGCCGGTCAGCGTGCTGCTGCGCCATGTCATCGGTCGCCTGGACAACCCGGAGGCCGTCTTCAAATGGAGCTGGGTGTTTTCCACCTCCCTGCTCTGGATCATGATCGGCGGGGCGGCCTATGCCCTGCTGCTCTTCACCCGCAGGCACCAGGCTTTGCACCAACAACTGGCCGCCAATGCCCGCGAACAAGAGCGTCTGAGGGGGCAACAGCTGGAGGCCCAGCTGAGCGCCTTGCAGGCGCAGATCGAACCTCATTTCCTGTTCAACACCCTGGCCCATGTCAAACGCCTGTACGAGACCGCACCGGAACGCGGCCGTGACATGCTGCAAGCACTGATCGCCTATCTGCGTGCCGCCCTGCCCGCCATGCGCCGCAGCGAGTCGACCCTGGGTCAGGAGCTGGATCTGGTCTGCAACTATCTGAGCGTGCTGCAGATGAGAATGGGTGAGCGACTGCGCTTCACGGTCTCGGTCGAGCCTGGGCTGCGCGACGCCAGCCTGCCCACGCTGGTGCTGCCCACCTTGGTGGAGAACGCCATCAAACATGGCCTCGCTCCCCTGCCCGAGGGCGGCAGCATCCACATCAGCGCCGAGGCCGAGGGCGAGCAGCTCTGTGTGCAGGTGCTGGACGACGGCCGAGGCTTCAGCGGCCAAGGCGGCTCCGGCGTCGGCCTGGCCAACACGCGGGCGCGCCTGAGCGCCCTGTTCGGGGATCGCGCCGCCCTGGTGCTGGAAGCCGCCGAACCGCGCGGCGTGCGGGTGCGCTTGCAACTGCCCCTGAACAGGGGCTCAAGCATGGCCTCGAACATGATCCAGCAGGCGCCTCCATCCGCCCACCGGTCACATCCGGTTACGGCGACCCGCCCGGGCCTGCCGGCATGA